A region of the Bacillus sp. NP247 genome:
CATTCTTAATTTGCTTGCCTATTTGTTTTAATCTTTCATACGTATCAACATCTGCTACAACGACTGCATTAGCACCGTTTGGGTCATTCTTTAAACTTTCTGCAACAGAATACTTAATTGACTCAACGCGAGTTCTATCAAGTTTCGCTTTTACATCAATACCTACAACAGCATATTTCCCAACTACTACTGCTGTCGCATCATTTACACCAGGTATACTTGCAGCTAAAGATGCCAGATGATCAGCTGCTTTTTCATTTGGCTTATTTGATTTATTTGTATACGTAACATTTTTCATCGAGACATTTTTTTGTTCTGGCTTTTCATTAGGATTGTCTTTTTTTCCAATGCTACATCCAGTAATAACGAAACAAAGCATTAACATATATATAATGATTTTCATTATTTTCACCACTTTATCATTGATGTTTAATCATAAATTTTTTCAACAGCTTGCATCTTCTTCACTTTTTCTTCTGCTCCACTATTTGCGTTAATGAAAATTTGGTACGTATCTTTTCCTAAAGTACCAACAAACTCATAGCAAAGTACTTCATTATGCAAGTCATTTACTACTACAGCTTTACGTTCTTCCATAACTTTTACATCGGGATTAATTTTCTTTCTCGCCTCAGCAGCAGTTAGCTTCGCACTCGGAATTGTTCGTTTTTGATGCGATGCTAAATATTCCTTTGCCGAAAAACCAACAATCGATCCATCATCTAAAGCAATTTTCATTTGAATTGCTTCTGGATAAATACGCACTCCATTTTCATTTACAACGTACGTAAACACACCAATATTATCATATTGAGAACTATCAAATAGCTCCATATTTGTAAACTTGTGATCCTTTAAAAACGTTAATCCTTTACTTCCTGCATCATTTAAACTAATTTTTTGCTCTTTAATTTCTCGGTTATTCATTACCCAAATTGGATATCCACCTTTTCCGGTAATATCCATATAATACTCATTGTTCGTTGCTGGGTCTTTAATTTTCACACTGTAGAAAGATTCTTTTGCACCTTTTCCACTTTTCTCAACATCTACTTTTTCATTTCCTTTTAAATTTAAAAATGATTTTGCGATTTTTGCAGCCTCATCTTTAGAAATCGCTTTACCCTCTGCTTCAAATCCGCCCTTTTTATTTTTTTGTGCGCTTGTAAAAGTAGGTCCGAAATTAGTAGACGAGTACGACGTTACATTCTTTTCAACTGTTTTTAATCCATCAATAATTGTGTTATCTGCTGGATCTCGATTTGACGCAAGAGCCATTTCTACATCCATCCAGCGAAGATTATTTTTCAATACAAGATGCTGCACTTTTCTCAGTTCATCTTGTATATTTCCTGCATTTGAATATAAACCTTGCAACGTTTTATATTCTTGATCATT
Encoded here:
- a CDS encoding YhcN/YlaJ family sporulation lipoprotein, whose amino-acid sequence is MKIIIYMLMLCFVITGCSIGKKDNPNEKPEQKNVSMKNVTYTNKSNKPNEKAADHLASLAASIPGVNDATAVVVGKYAVVGIDVKAKLDRTRVESIKYSVAESLKNDPNGANAVVVADVDTYERLKQIGKQIKNGKTGEGILDELAAIVGRVMPQVPNDMIENRETNPIKDNDKQLPKDEEQELRKEQEDQSNNHLKK
- the ypeB gene encoding germination protein YpeB — its product is MLRGIIIVLLTVGVVGTGYWGYKEHQEKNAVLIRAENSYQRAFHDLAYEVDLLHDKIGTALAMNSRSSLSPALVDVWRLTSEARSDVGQLPLTLMPFNKTEEFLANIGDFSYRAAVRDLEKEPLNDQEYKTLQGLYSNAGNIQDELRKVQHLVLKNNLRWMDVEMALASNRDPADNTIIDGLKTVEKNVTSYSSTNFGPTFTSAQKNKKGGFEAEGKAISKDEAAKIAKSFLNLKGNEKVDVEKSGKGAKESFYSVKIKDPATNNEYYMDITGKGGYPIWVMNNREIKEQKISLNDAGSKGLTFLKDHKFTNMELFDSSQYDNIGVFTYVVNENGVRIYPEAIQMKIALDDGSIVGFSAKEYLASHQKRTIPSAKLTAAEARKKINPDVKVMEERKAVVVNDLHNEVLCYEFVGTLGKDTYQIFINANSGAEEKVKKMQAVEKIYD